The Brasilonema sennae CENA114 genome includes a region encoding these proteins:
- a CDS encoding foldase protein PrsA has protein sequence MEFLTVDEKPISYVQAVKYLQSSGKLGQFIGDILRQYIIEQELQKREDILISSALTEQTIIDFRLKNKLTEPHKFQEWLQSNGTNYDTFHSSVAYGFKVEKLKASVTESKLQEYYIERKIYLDRVVVSRIVVETQELAEELQTQIEEGANFEQLAREYSLSDEKIVNGMMGPVSRGTMPDKLRACVDIASPGQLIGPIELEGRYGLFRVEQFLSASLEDTQLRQALQNELFEKWLAEKIQKLTVKLQVN, from the coding sequence ATGGAATTTTTGACTGTAGATGAAAAACCGATTTCCTATGTACAAGCAGTAAAATATTTGCAATCATCCGGAAAATTGGGGCAATTTATTGGAGACATTCTTCGCCAGTACATAATCGAACAAGAACTACAAAAACGAGAAGATATACTCATTAGTTCTGCTTTGACAGAACAGACTATAATTGACTTCCGACTAAAAAATAAATTGACAGAACCTCATAAATTTCAAGAATGGTTACAAAGTAATGGGACAAATTATGATACCTTTCACTCATCAGTTGCTTATGGTTTTAAGGTAGAAAAACTGAAAGCGAGCGTCACAGAATCCAAGCTACAAGAATACTACATTGAACGTAAAATTTATTTAGATAGGGTGGTAGTTTCGCGAATTGTTGTTGAGACTCAGGAGTTAGCGGAAGAACTACAAACCCAAATCGAAGAAGGAGCAAACTTTGAGCAACTTGCTAGAGAATATTCCCTCTCAGATGAAAAAATTGTCAACGGTATGATGGGGCCTGTAAGTCGGGGAACGATGCCAGATAAACTCAGGGCATGTGTTGATATTGCCAGTCCCGGACAATTAATAGGACCAATAGAACTGGAAGGACGCTATGGATTGTTTCGTGTGGAACAATTTCTGAGCGCGTCGTTAGAAGATACTCAACTAAGGCAAGCACTACAAAATGAGTTATTTGAGAAATGGCTAGCAGAGAAAATTCAAAAACTAACGGTAAAATTGCAGGTGAATTAA
- the menD gene encoding 2-succinyl-5-enolpyruvyl-6-hydroxy-3-cyclohexene-1-carboxylic-acid synthase, with amino-acid sequence MVIDFRNINTVWASIAAQTLKRLGLTCVVICPGSRSTSLAVAFAQQSPDIEAISILDERSAAFFALGQAKATGRPTVVICTSGTAGANFYPAVIEAKESRVPLLLFTTDRPPELRDCHSGQTINQLKLYGNYPNWQTELAIPSVDMGMLAYLRQTMIHAWERSQTPVPGPVHLNFPFRDPLAPIPDVEMLHTTSLQLLQSEFDTEDFFSGITTISPSVYLPNSLNLPFQQWLKTQRGIIIAGVAQPRKPQEYCRAIAQLCETLKFPVLAEGLSPVRNYADQNPYIISTYDLILRNQELAKQLAPEVVIQIGEIPTSKDLRNWLTSTQAQRWIIDPSDQNLDPLHGKTIHLRISVEELGRLGAGKEITPSSSCEYLQLWSTAEAKVRASVDETLTTIEELFEGKAAWLLSQTLPPRTPIFIANSMPVRDVEFFWKPTHSQVQPFFNRGANGIDGTLSTALGIAHRQQSSVMLTGDLALLHDTNGFLIRNKFVGHLTIVLINNNGGGIFEMLSISKFEPPFEEFFATPQDIDFAQLSATYGVEHELITSWKQLLSRLNSLPSKGIRVLELRTNRKADAKWRKENLGQFAADLA; translated from the coding sequence ATGGTAATTGATTTTAGAAACATTAATACTGTATGGGCGTCGATTGCTGCCCAGACATTAAAGCGCCTAGGATTAACTTGTGTTGTGATTTGTCCGGGTTCGCGTTCCACATCTCTAGCAGTCGCCTTTGCCCAACAATCACCTGATATTGAGGCAATTTCTATTCTTGATGAACGATCTGCAGCTTTTTTTGCCTTGGGTCAAGCAAAAGCAACCGGACGCCCCACAGTCGTTATTTGTACCTCTGGGACAGCAGGAGCGAATTTTTACCCGGCGGTGATTGAAGCAAAAGAAAGTCGTGTACCTTTATTGCTGTTTACCACAGATAGACCACCTGAGTTACGAGATTGCCATTCTGGTCAAACTATAAATCAGCTGAAATTATACGGCAATTACCCAAACTGGCAGACAGAGTTAGCAATTCCCTCTGTGGATATGGGAATGCTTGCTTATTTGCGACAAACGATGATTCATGCGTGGGAACGTTCACAAACTCCTGTACCCGGACCTGTGCACCTCAATTTTCCCTTTCGCGACCCCCTCGCACCCATCCCCGATGTAGAAATGTTGCATACAACATCTTTACAATTGTTACAGTCCGAATTTGATACAGAAGACTTTTTTTCTGGGATAACGACGATCTCTCCATCTGTTTATCTTCCCAATTCTTTAAATCTTCCTTTCCAACAGTGGTTAAAAACTCAACGAGGAATTATTATCGCGGGTGTTGCCCAACCGCGAAAACCTCAGGAGTATTGTCGTGCGATCGCCCAACTCTGTGAAACCTTAAAATTCCCAGTTTTGGCAGAGGGACTCTCTCCAGTCAGAAACTATGCTGACCAAAATCCTTATATTATTTCCACCTATGACCTGATTTTGCGCAATCAGGAATTGGCAAAACAGCTAGCACCAGAAGTGGTGATTCAAATTGGTGAAATACCCACCAGTAAAGATTTACGTAACTGGTTAACTTCTACCCAAGCACAACGCTGGATTATTGACCCTAGCGACCAAAACCTCGACCCTCTTCATGGTAAGACAATTCACTTACGGATAAGCGTAGAAGAATTGGGGAGATTGGGAGCAGGGAAAGAAATAACTCCCTCATCTTCTTGTGAGTATCTTCAACTATGGTCTACAGCAGAAGCAAAAGTCAGGGCGAGTGTTGACGAAACTTTGACAACAATAGAGGAGTTATTTGAAGGCAAAGCAGCTTGGTTACTTTCTCAGACATTACCACCAAGAACACCTATTTTTATTGCCAACAGTATGCCAGTGCGGGATGTCGAATTCTTTTGGAAACCGACTCACTCACAAGTGCAACCCTTTTTCAACAGAGGTGCGAATGGCATTGATGGCACATTATCCACAGCTTTGGGAATTGCCCATCGCCAACAAAGTAGTGTCATGTTGACAGGTGATTTAGCCTTATTGCACGATACAAATGGTTTTTTAATCAGAAATAAATTTGTTGGACATCTCACCATTGTGTTAATTAACAACAATGGTGGTGGAATTTTTGAAATGTTATCCATTTCCAAATTTGAGCCACCCTTTGAAGAATTTTTTGCAACTCCGCAAGATATTGATTTTGCTCAACTCTCTGCTACTTATGGTGTTGAGCACGAATTGATAACTTCTTGGAAACAGTTACTCTCAAGATTAAACTCACTGCCCAGCAAGGGAATTCGGGTTTTAGAATTGCGGACAAATCGCAAAGCAGATGCTAAGTGGCGCAAGGAGAATTTAGGGCAATTTGCAGCAGATTTGGCTTAG
- a CDS encoding S8 family serine peptidase, with the protein MSTTFSESSLETAKNLNTGVNPQIFSDTLNSAHSNFYSFNLKGRSSFNLELEDSSANAQVDLIRDSNGNAVVDDGEVISSSVFGGAKAESINQTLDAGLYYVKVSIDEGLETDYKLAVSATPIDYAGDSLQNARQITLHSKAKNYSDWVGISDTNDYYKFALNTKSDFKLGLSGLSDDAQVQLLDGNGNTLANSLNVGITNQSINRTLNPGTYYVRVNSYEHGESFYNLTLSATGVSGDETIPTPTDSGTLSSISNGVQQLAASVITSVFPDSNTQYVKGTLRSDTFTYQSTYNRTIYSGNGNVDYGSGGRDLLDLSTFSSTSATIKLVESTGGVMYNPGNGTRLFDDITLSNGKQILFEGIEAIKFADKTINLSVTPNDPLFGQQWNLHMMGVQDAWRLTKGSDKVLIGIEDTGLAANNGVLHPDLRSPNVISNNYLDEMTNSIAHGTKVEGVIGAASNNGIGMSGINWNSDIFHIDVMGGDPGDYDLVSATQTLINQANSKGQRLVVNLSLTGGSSTQFEQLIANNQNTALFVVAAGNTNANSLESPADLANNYLNVLAVGGSWGVKDWNGNPTTPGTRISYQGGWGSNKGNGLSVMAPSEYLTTNATKSSNGFTFDYDQRFNGTSAAVPNVVGVASLVWSVNSNLTATQIKTILSQTAYDLGASGYDTEYGYGFVNADAAVRRAMALAQGAA; encoded by the coding sequence ATGTCAACGACTTTTTCTGAAAGCTCTCTAGAGACTGCTAAAAACTTAAATACAGGCGTCAATCCTCAAATATTTAGCGATACATTAAATTCCGCTCACAGCAATTTCTACAGCTTTAATCTGAAAGGTCGTAGTAGTTTTAACCTTGAATTAGAAGACTCAAGCGCAAATGCACAGGTAGATTTGATTCGAGATTCAAATGGAAATGCTGTTGTAGATGACGGTGAAGTCATAAGTAGTTCTGTTTTCGGTGGCGCGAAGGCTGAATCGATTAACCAAACCTTAGATGCAGGTTTGTATTATGTCAAAGTCTCTATCGATGAAGGTTTAGAAACTGATTACAAATTGGCTGTTTCGGCAACGCCCATTGATTATGCTGGAGATTCTTTACAAAATGCACGTCAAATTACTCTTCATTCCAAAGCAAAAAACTACAGTGATTGGGTAGGTATATCAGATACAAATGATTACTACAAATTTGCACTCAATACCAAGAGTGATTTCAAATTAGGACTTAGTGGCTTGAGTGATGATGCACAGGTGCAACTGCTAGATGGTAATGGCAATACACTTGCAAACTCCCTTAACGTTGGTATCACAAATCAATCAATAAATCGTACTTTAAACCCAGGAACATATTATGTACGCGTCAACTCGTACGAACATGGTGAAAGTTTCTACAACCTAACTTTGTCAGCAACCGGTGTATCTGGTGATGAAACAATACCCACTCCCACTGATAGTGGCACATTATCTTCCATTTCCAACGGTGTACAACAACTAGCTGCTTCTGTAATTACATCTGTATTCCCTGATAGCAACACGCAATATGTCAAGGGAACTCTTCGATCAGATACCTTTACTTACCAGTCTACGTACAATCGGACAATATACTCTGGAAATGGCAACGTTGACTATGGCAGTGGTGGGCGAGACTTATTGGATTTATCTACATTTTCTTCTACAAGTGCCACAATCAAGTTAGTCGAGTCCACAGGGGGTGTCATGTATAACCCAGGCAATGGTACTCGCTTATTTGATGACATAACATTAAGCAACGGTAAACAAATTTTATTTGAGGGCATTGAAGCGATTAAATTTGCAGACAAAACAATCAACTTATCAGTAACACCTAATGACCCTTTGTTTGGGCAACAATGGAACCTACATATGATGGGTGTTCAAGATGCGTGGCGTTTGACCAAAGGTTCGGACAAAGTACTTATTGGAATTGAAGATACGGGTTTGGCTGCCAATAATGGTGTTCTTCACCCTGATTTACGTTCCCCCAATGTAATAAGTAATAACTACTTGGACGAAATGACTAACTCCATTGCCCACGGTACAAAAGTTGAAGGAGTGATTGGGGCGGCGAGCAATAATGGCATCGGGATGAGTGGTATCAACTGGAATTCTGATATTTTCCATATCGATGTTATGGGTGGTGATCCTGGGGATTACGATTTGGTGAGTGCGACACAAACGCTGATTAATCAAGCAAATAGTAAAGGTCAGCGTCTGGTAGTGAACCTCAGCTTGACTGGTGGTAGTTCAACACAATTTGAGCAACTGATTGCTAATAACCAAAATACAGCCTTGTTTGTGGTTGCAGCTGGAAATACTAACGCCAATAGTCTTGAAAGTCCTGCCGACTTAGCGAATAACTATCTCAATGTTCTAGCAGTCGGTGGTTCTTGGGGAGTTAAAGACTGGAATGGCAATCCCACAACACCTGGAACACGGATTTCCTATCAAGGAGGATGGGGTTCCAATAAAGGAAATGGTCTGAGTGTCATGGCACCATCTGAGTACCTCACAACCAATGCTACCAAGTCTTCTAATGGTTTTACGTTCGACTATGATCAACGTTTCAATGGCACTTCAGCAGCAGTGCCAAATGTGGTAGGAGTTGCTTCATTAGTGTGGAGTGTGAATTCAAATCTCACTGCTACTCAAATCAAGACGATTCTGTCACAAACTGCTTACGACTTGGGTGCATCTGGCTATGATACAGAGTACGGTTACGGGTTTGTGAATGCCGATGCTGCTGTTAGGAGAGCAATGGCTCTTGCACAGGGTGCGGCGTAA
- the folB gene encoding dihydroneopterin aldolase yields MDCIHLTGIRSYGYTGYLQEEQVLGQWFEVDVRLWVDLSQAAETDAIENTIDYRSTISLVQNLVKTSKFLLIERLAGAIADSILASSDRLVQVQVILKKPAAPIPDFGGTISIELTRTK; encoded by the coding sequence ATGGACTGCATTCATTTGACGGGAATTCGCTCCTATGGCTACACTGGGTACCTGCAAGAGGAACAGGTGTTAGGACAATGGTTTGAGGTAGATGTCAGATTATGGGTAGATCTTTCACAAGCTGCTGAAACTGACGCGATAGAAAATACTATCGATTACCGTAGTACTATCAGTTTGGTGCAAAATCTGGTCAAGACATCAAAGTTTCTTCTGATAGAACGTCTTGCAGGCGCTATTGCAGATTCTATTTTGGCATCAAGCGATCGCCTGGTACAAGTTCAAGTTATTTTGAAAAAACCTGCTGCACCCATTCCAGACTTTGGCGGTACAATCAGCATTGAATTAACTAGAACTAAATGA
- a CDS encoding TIGR00297 family protein, with translation MFDSINSLNPWLVGVGLNSVLLLVVWIAPKKLLTPSGVFHAWLLGVLIWATLGWEGYVVVMFYFLVGSLITRVGMAQKEAQGIAEKRSGARGPENVWGSALTAALCALGVWATSSGIIPTPQNLHPTPTTLLLLGYVASFCTKLSDTCASEVGKAYGKSTFLITTLQPVARGTEGAVSLEGTLAGAIASLAQALLGWGVGLIDFFGVFWCVVAAFVATNLESVIGATLQSRFNWLTNEVVNILNTLIGATTAILLAWIWAHFIA, from the coding sequence ATGTTTGATTCGATAAACTCTCTAAATCCTTGGCTGGTTGGAGTCGGCTTGAACTCTGTGCTATTACTTGTAGTTTGGATTGCCCCCAAAAAGTTGCTTACTCCATCTGGAGTGTTTCACGCTTGGCTACTTGGTGTGCTGATTTGGGCAACACTGGGGTGGGAAGGATATGTAGTCGTGATGTTTTACTTTCTTGTTGGTTCTTTGATTACGCGCGTAGGTATGGCGCAGAAGGAAGCACAAGGTATTGCAGAAAAGCGTTCTGGCGCAAGAGGCCCCGAAAATGTCTGGGGTTCTGCTTTAACTGCGGCTTTGTGTGCGTTAGGAGTATGGGCGACAAGTTCGGGAATTATTCCTACACCTCAAAATTTACATCCCACGCCAACTACTCTATTGTTGCTGGGTTATGTGGCGAGTTTTTGTACAAAGCTTTCTGACACCTGTGCAAGTGAAGTGGGTAAGGCTTATGGTAAAAGCACTTTTCTGATTACCACGCTACAACCAGTCGCACGCGGAACCGAAGGCGCGGTTAGTTTGGAGGGAACTTTAGCTGGTGCGATCGCCTCACTCGCCCAAGCACTACTCGGTTGGGGAGTCGGTTTGATAGATTTCTTCGGTGTTTTTTGGTGTGTTGTAGCAGCGTTTGTAGCTACGAATTTAGAAAGTGTGATTGGTGCAACACTGCAATCTCGCTTTAATTGGCTTACTAATGAAGTGGTGAATATTTTAAACACATTGATCGGCGCAACTACTGCAATTTTGCTTGCCTGGATATGGGCACATTTCATTGCCTAA